CTGCCGTCGTATGACGAAACCAAGCACTACGAAGTGGCGAACGTGTACTCGGAAACGCAGCACGCCATGACCCCGGAAGTGCTGGTGTTCTCGAAGAAGATCTGGGACACGCTCTCCCCGCAGGAGCAGACCATCATCAAGAAGGCGGCGGCCGATTCGGTGCCGTACTACGTGAAGCTCTGGACGGCGCGTGAAAGCGATGCGCGCAAGGCGGTGCTGAAGGGCGGCGCCACCATCGTGCCGGCCGCGCAGATCGATCGTGCCGCGTTCGTGAAGGCGATGCAGCCGCTCTGGGCCAAGTACGAGAAGACGCCGAAGATGAAGCAGATCGTCGACGAAATCCAGGCGATCAAGTAAGGCCCGGCATGCGGCCCGGCGATGCCGGCCCGCATGCGCGAACCGGCGGCCGCGCGCGACTGCGCCCGGCCGCCTTTCCTGTCCGATGAGGATTGAAGCAATGAGGTTCATCAAGCACACGAACGACGTGTTGTTCATGGCGCTGGCGGCGATCGCGTCCGCGAGTCTCGTCGCGCTGACGGCACTCGTGTTCTATGCCGTCGTGAAGCGCTACGTGTTCAACGACGCGCCCGATTTCGTCGAGCCGATCGCGCTGCTGCTGGTGGTCGTGATCGCCATGTTCGGCGCCGCGATGAAGGTGCGCGACGGCGGCCACATCGGCCTCGATTCGTTCGTGCGCCGGCTTTCGCCGAAGGGCCAGGCGGTGGTTCACGGGTTCCAGCATCTGTGCCTGATGGCGTTCGCGGTCGCGATCATCGCCGGCTGCGTCGAGATGGCCCAGACCACCGCCGACGACCGGATTCCGATCATCGGCCTGCCCGAGGCGGTCCGCTACCTGATCCCGATGCCGGCGGGTCTCGCCATCATCCTGTTCTCGCTCGAGCATCTGCTTGCGCTGCGCAAACGCAACCGAACCTGATCCACCATGGAACTCGCAATCCTTTCCATCAGCTTTCTGCTGCTGCTGTTTCTCGGGGTGCCCGTGTCGTTCGCGCTCGGGCTGTCGTGCGTCGCGACCTATCTCGCCGAGGGGCTGCCGGTGGCCACCGCGATGCAGTCCGTGATTTCGGGGATGAACGCGTTCTCGTTCCTCGCCGTGCCGTTCTTCATCTTCTCCGGCGAACTGATGCTGCACGGCGGCATTGCCGACCGGATCCTGAAATTCGCGCAGTCGGCCGTCGGGCACTTCCGCGGCGGGCTCGGCATGGCCAACGTGGTGGCCTGCACGCTGTTCGGCGGCGTGTCCGGTTCGCCGACCGCCGACACCTCGGCGATGGGCGGCGTGGTGATCCCGCTGATGAAGCGCGAAGGCTACAGTGCCGCCTACGCGGTGAACGTGACCACCCACGCCTCGCTGGCCGGCGCGCTGATGCCGACCTCGACCAACATGATCATCTACGCGTTCGCCGCGCAGGGGATCACCGGCATGCTGAACGGGCACATGGTGAGCGGCGTGTCGATCGGCGACCTGCTGTTCTCGGGCCTGCTGCCGGTGCTGTGGGTGATGGGCTTCGTGCTGATCGCCGCCTACTGGCAGGCACGCCGCTACGGCTACCCGCGCCGCCCCGACGGCTCCACCGCGCTGCTGAAGTTCCCCGGCTGGTACGCGGTGGCGCGTTCGTTCGTGGGCGCGCTGCCGGGCCTGGGCGTGATCGCCATCATCCTGGTGTGCGTGGCCAAGGGGATCGCCACGGCGACCGAGGCCGCCGCGATCGCCGTGGTGTACTCGCTGGTGCTCACGCTGTTCGTCTATCGCACGCTGACGATGAAGAAGCTGTGGCGCGCGCTGTCGCACGCGGCGCGCACCACCGGCGTGGTGCTGCTGCTGATCGCCGTGTCGAACATGCTGCGCTTCCAGATGTCGTATCTGGAGATTCCGGATGCGATCGAGCATCTGCTGCAGCAGTCGAATGCCGCGCCGTGGCTGATGCTGCTGTACATCAACATCCTGCAGGTGTTCCTCGGCACGTTCGTGGACATGGCCGCGCACATCCTGATCACCACGCCGCTGTTCCTGCCGCTGGCCATGGCCTGCGGCGTGGGCCCGGTGCAGTTCGGGATCATGCTGCTGCTGAACTGCTCGCTCGGCCTGGTGCATCCGCCGATCGGCTCGGTGCAGTTCGTGGGCTGCGCGATCGGCGAGGTGTCGATCGGCGAGACCACCAAGACCGCCTGGCCGTACTACCTGGCGATCTTCAGCGCGATCAACATCGTGACGTACATGCCGTTCTTTTCGACCTGGCTGCCCAGCATCATCAGCGGGCATCCGGTGTTCTGACGCGGTGAAGGTTTGACGTAGCGCGGACGGGTGTTTGGCCAGTCGGTCGCGTGAGCTTCGACGGCGGCGTGGGATGCCACGGCCGCCGTTTTTTTATTGGCTTGGTTGGCGCGCCCCGCCGGGGCCGGGAGCATCCGGAAACGGCCGCTGCCGGTGCGGCGCACGGCCTTGCTTCGCGGCCCGCATCGCCTGGGCCGCCATCCTCGCCACGCCCGGCGGCTGCGCCGTTCAAACCGGAAATTGCGTCGTCGAGAGGATTTCCTTCAACACCACGAAGGTGCGGATCTGCCGAACCCCCGGCAGGTAGAGCAGCTGTTCCGCGTGCAGCCGGTTGAAGGTCTCGCTGTCGCGTGTGCGCACCAGCATGAAGGCGTCGAATTCGCCTGTCACCACGTGGCATTCCATGCAGCCGGACACCTTCTGTGCGGCCTTCTCGAACGCGGCGAACGACTCGGGCGTCGAGCGGTCCAGCACCACGCCGATCATCACCAGCATGCCCGCGTTCAACGCCTTCGGCTCGAGCAGCGCGACGATGCCGCGTATCAGTCCGGCCTCCCTGAGCTTCTCCACGCGGCGCAGGCAGGCGGGCGGGCTCAGGTTCACGCGCGCGGCCAGCGCCACGTTGGAGATCGACGCGTCGCGCTGCAGCGCGCGCAGGATCGCGCGATCGACGCGGTCGAGCTCCGCCCCGGCGGCTGCGGCTGCGGCGGTGGCCCGGCTGGTGGTTTTTTTTATTGCGCACATCGGCCAAGAATCCTTTCGAAATTAATCCATCCGTGAACCGAGCCTTCGAATCACCGAAAAACAGCCATCGATTTGCAACCCTGATTCGTACAGTCGTTTCTAACATAGTCGCATCGTTTCGGCGATGGGCGCGGGCAGCGGCGCCACCGGCGTCGTGCGGAACGTATCCATCCATCCGTTCAAGGAGCGAGACATGAATCTCCAGAAGTTCCCGCGTTATCCGCTGACGTTCGGGCCGACGCCGATCCAGCCGCTGCGGCGGCTCAGCGCCCATCTGGGCGGCAAGGTGGAGCTGTATGCGAAGCGCGAGGATTGCAACAGCGGGCTCGCGTTCGGCGGCAACAAGACCCGCAAGCTCGAATACCTGATCCCGGACGCGATCGCGCAGGGCGCCGACACGCTGGTGTCGATCGGCGGCGTGCAGTCGAACCAGACGCGCCAAGTGGCGGCGGTGGCGGCGCATCTCGGCATGAAGTGCGTGCTGGTGCAGGAGAACTGGGTCAACTATTCGGACGCGGTCTACGACCGGGTCGGCAACATCCAGATGTCGCGCATGATGGGCGCCGACGTGCGGCTGGTGCCGGACGGCTTCGACATCGGCATCCGCAAGAGCTGGGAGGACGCGCTGGCCGAAGTACGCGCGGCCGGCGGCAAGCCGTATCCGATTCCGGCCGGCTGCTCGGAGCATCCGCTCGGCGGCCTGGGCTTCGTCGCCTTCGCCGAGGAAGTGCGCGCGCAGGAGGTGGAACTCGGAATTCGCTTCGACTACATCGTGGTGTGCTCGGTCACGGGCAGCACGCAGGCCGGCATGGTGGTGGGTTTCGCGGCGGACGGGCGCGCCGACCGGGTGATCGGCATCGACGCCTCGGCCAAGCCGGCGCAAACGCGCGAGCAGATCCTGCGCATCGCGCGCGGCACGGCCGATCGCGTCGAGCTGGGCCGCGACATCGGCGAGGCGGACGTGGTGCTCGACGAGCGCTTCGGCGGCCCCGAATACGGCCTGCCCAGCGACGGCACGCTCGAGGCGATCCGCCTGAGCGCCAGGCTCGAAGGCATGCTGACCGACCCGGTCTACGAAGGCAAGTCGATGCACGGCATGATCGAGAAGGTGCGGCTCGGCGAGTTCCCGGCCGGCGCCAAGGTGCTCTACGCGCATCTGGGCGGCGTGCCGGCGCTGAGCGCCTACAGCTATCTGTTCCGCGACGGCTGAGGCCGGTGCCGGCCGAGGCCGCCGGCGTGTGATCAGGCTTCGTGATCACCCGATCAGCAATCACCATTGGCAAGGCCCGGCCGCCTGCGGTCTACTGGGCGTCCGTCGCAGCGCGCCGATTTCCGGCGCGCGCGGCTCGGGGATTCGGAGGCAGGCATGGCAGACGTGAGCACCCTGTTCCGGCTGGACGGGCGCCGTGCGCTGGTGACCCGCTCGGGACGCGGCATCGGCCTCGCACTGGCGCGCGGACTCGCGCAAGCCGGCGCGAGCGTCGTGATCAACGATCGCAATCCCGGGAAGGCCGCCGCGCTCGCGGCCGGCTTGCGCGACGCGGGCTTCGACGCCTCGCACGCGGTGTTCGACGTGACCGACTCGGCGCAGGCCACCGCCGCGATCGACGCGTTCGAGGCCGAGGCCGGCGCCATCGAGATTCTCGTCAACAACGCGGGCATCCAGCGCCGCGCGCCGCTCGACCAGTTCGAGGACGCCGACTGGCACGCGCTGATGCGCGTCAACCTGGACGGCGCATTCATCGTCTCGCGCGCGCTGGCGCGCCACATGATCCCGCGCGGGCGCGGCAAGATCATCAACATCTGCTCGGTGCAGAGCGAAATCGCGCGGCCCTCGATCGCGCCGTATGCGGCCTCGAAGGGCGCGCTGCGGATGCTGACCAAGGGCATGTGCGCGGACTGGGCGCGCCACGGCATCCAGGCCAACGGCCTCGCGCCGGGCTACTTCGAGACCGAGCTGAACCAGGCGCTGGTCGCCGATCCGGCGTTCAACGACTGGATCTGCAAGCGCACGCCGGCCGGCCGCTGGGGCCGCGTCGAGGAGCTGTGCGGCGCGGCCGTGTTCCTCGCCTCGCCGGCGGCCGATTTCATCAACGGCCAGACGCTGTTCGTCGACGGCGGCCTGACGAGCGTGGTCTGAGCGCCGCGCGTTCCGGCATGGCTGCGTTCCCGCATTGAGAATCAGGAGGAAACATCCATGAGACTGCGCTGCATGTGTCTCGTCATTCACGCGCCGAACGATCTGCGCTACGAGCCGGCCGAGGTCGAGGCGCCCGGCCCGGGGCAGGTGCGCGTGCAGGTCGCGATGGGCGGCATCTGCGGCTCGGACCTGCATTACTTCCGCCACGGCGGGTTCGGCGCGATCCGCTTGCAGCAGCCGATGATTCTCGGCCACGAGGTGGCGGGCACGGTGGTCGAGACCGGCGAGGGCGTGAGCGGCGTGCGGGTGGGCGAGCGCGTGGCGGTCAACCCGAGCCGGCCCTGCGGCGCGTGCCGATACTGCCTCGAAGGGCTGCCGAACCAGTGTCTCGACATGCGCTTCTACGGTAGCGCGATGCGCATGCCGCACATCCAGGGCGCGTTTCGCGGCGTGCTGGTCTGCGATGCGGCGCAGTGCGCGAAGCTGGCCGACCAGGTGCCGTTCTCGATCGCCGCGCTGGCCGAGCCGTTCGCGGTCGGCCTGCACGCCGTGTCGCGCGCCGGCGCGCTGCTCGGGCGGCGCGTGCTGGTGTCCGGCTGCGGGCCGATCGGCGCGCTGGTGGCGGCGGCGGCCCGTGTCCACGGCGCGCGCGAGGTGGTGGCCACCGACGTGGTGGACGAGCCGCTCGCGGTGGCCAAGGCGCTCGGCGCGGATCGCGCGATCAACGTCGCGGCCGATCCCGACTGGACGAAGTCGTTCGCGGCCGACAAGGGCAGCTTCGACGTGGTGATCGAGTGCTCGGGCAGCGAGCGCGCGCTGCGCGACGGGCTCGAGGTGCTGCGTCCGCGCGGCGTGGTGGTGCAGCTCGGCCTCGGCGGCGACGTGGCGATCCCGCAGAACGTGGTGGTGGCCAAGGAGCTGACGATCTGCGGCTCGTTCCGCTTCCATGCCGAGTTCGCGCTGGCCGTGCAACTGATCAACGAGGGGCGCGTGGATCTGGCGCCGGCCATCACGCGCGTGTTCCCGGCGCGCGAGGCGGGCGACGCGTTCGCGCTGGCGGGCGACCGGCGCCGCGCGATGAAGGTGCTGATCGATTTCCAGGACGCGCCGGCCGATGCCGGCGCCTGATGCCTGCAGCGTGCGGCGGCCCGGCCCCTGACAGCGACGGCGGGGCCGCGGCGGGCGCCTCGGTCGTGCGCTGCGGCAGAGGAAGCCGTCTAGTTTTCCTGCATGGCGCCGGTGCCGGCCGATGCTAAGCTGCGAACCACCTTGTCATCGTTCAATGTCAACAATGGAGACTGGAAATGATTCGTTCGCAACTCTGCCTGGTCATCGTCGCGCTGCTGCCGTTCGTCTGGACCGCCTGCGCGAAGGCCCGCGCGGGCTACGACAATCGCGCGCCGCGTGACTACCTGGCCAAGCTCGAAGGCTGGCGACGCCGCGCGGCGGCCGCCCATCAGAACGCCTGGGAGGCGCTCGCGCTGTTCACCGCGGCGCTGGTGGTGGCCTGGCACGACGGCGCGAACGCGGCGCGCGTCGATCAGCTGGCCACCGCGTTCGTTGCGCTGCGCGTGCTGCATGGGGTCGTCTACATCGCGAACTGGGCGGCGCTGCGCACGCTGGTCTGGTGTGCCGGGATGGTCTGCGTCGTCTGGCTGTTCTTCGTCGCGCCCTGAAGGCGGCCGTCGCGGACGGCGCGCGGCGGCGCGCTCAACGCACGCCGCCGGCCACCCAGTCGCGCACCGCCTGCGTGAACAGGCGTAGCGGCGCGGGCGGATGGCGGTTGGCCGGGTAATAGAGCGCGAGCCCCGGCAGCGGCACGCTCCAGGCGTCGAGCAGCGCGATCAGCCGCCCGCTCGCCAGGTGTTCCTCGATCTGGCTCTCGGGCACCCAGGCCACGCCGATGCCGGCCAGGGCGGCCTCGATCATCGCGTTCGGGTTGCCGAGCGTCAGCGGCCCGTTCACGTCGAGGCTGCAGGTCTTGCCGTCGAGCTGGAAATCCCAGCGCAACAGCGCGCCGCTTTCGAAGCGGTGGCGGATGCAGCGGTGCTGCATCAGGTCGGCGGGCCGCTCGGGGGCCGGATGGCGCGCCAGATAGGCGGGCGAGGCCACGGCGATGAAGCGCATGTCCGGGCCGAAGCGCACCGCGATCATGTCGCGCGGCACGTCGTCGAGCGCGCGGATGCCGGCATCGAAACCTTCCGCGACGATGTCGATGAGCCGCGTATCGGTGACGAACTCGACATGGATGTCCGGATAGCGCAGCAGGAAGTCGGGCAGCACGTGGCGGATCAGGAGGCGCGCGGAAGTCTCCGGCGCGTTGATCCTGACCGAGCCGCTCGGCCGGTTCTGCGCGGTGGAGACTTCGTCCACGGCGCTCTCGAGGTCGCTCAGCGCCGGGCCCACGCGGTGCAGCAGGCGCTCGCCCGCCTCGGTCAGCGCGACCGAGCGCGTGGTGCGGTTGAACAGGCGCACGCCGAGGCGCGCCTCCAGGCTGCGCATCGCGTGGCTCAGCGCCGACGGCGAGACCGCCAGCGCGCGCGCCGCCGCGCGAAAGCTGCGCTGCTCGGCGATCGCGACGAACGCCGTCAGTTCGGACAGGCCGGCTCGTAACATGGATGAAGATTTCTCGATTGTGCCCGTCAAGTCGACCGGATTGTCGCGTGCAGCGTAGCACCGCGGCCGCCTGCTGTCTTGCACGACGGCGGCATCGCGCGGCCGCGCGCCGCGCTGAGCGCCGCATCATTTGGTCGGCCGGGCGGACGCCTGCGCCGTCCGTGAAGCATCGCTTGCGCGGCCCGCTGCCGTGTGCCGCGAGCCCTTGCCCTGGCACCGCGTCGCTCCGGCCGAAGCCGCCGGGCAGCGGCTGGGCAGTGGCCGGGCGCGCTTCGCGCGTTACGAGCCCCTGAAAACGGCAAGGCCCCGTTCGTTGCCGACGGGGCCTTGCCGCTTCCGGCGCGCGCGGCGCCGCGCGATGCGCGGGGCCGAAACGCCTGCGCCCGCCTGGTGCGGGTCGGGAAAAAGCACCCTCGCCGCCACGGGGGCATGACAGGCGAGGGTCAAGGGTAGAGCGTTACGATTGCAATGCTTGGCTGGCCGCCTCGCCTCAGGCGGCGACGGCTTCGCCGGCCTGCGCGGCGGCGGGCGCCTCGACGTCCTGGCGGATCAGGTGGTCGAAGGCCGACAGCGAGGCCTTCGCGCCTTCGCCGACCGCGATCACGATCTGCTTGTACGGCACCGTGGTCACGTCGCCGGCGGCGAACACGCCCGGCAGCGAGGTGGCGCCGCGCGCATCCACCACGATCTCGCCATGCTTCGACAGCTCGATCGTGCCCTTCAGCCACTCCGTGTTCGGCACCAGGCCGATCTGCACGAACACGCCTTCGAGTTCGATGCGCTTCGTTTCGCCGGTCGTGCGCTCCAGGTAGACGAGGCCGTTCAGCTTCTGGCCGTCGCCGAGCAGTTCCTTGGTCTGCGCGCTGGTGATGATCGTCACGTTCTTGAGGCTGCGCAGCTTGCGTTGCAGCACTTCGTCGGCGCGCAGCGCCTCGCCGAATTCGATCAGCGTCACTTCACGGACGATGCCGGCCAGGTCGATCGCGGCTTCCACGCCCGAGTTGCCGCCGCCCACCACGGCCACCCGCTTGCCCTTGAACAGCGGGCCGTCGCAGTGCGGGCAGTAGGCCACGCCCTTGTTGCGGTACTCGCGCTCGCCCGGCACGTTCAGCTCGCGCCAGCGGGCACCCGTCGAGAGGATCACCGACTTGGCCTTCAGCGTCGCGCCGTTTTCGAGGCGGATCTCGTTGATCGCGCCCGGCACGAGCGCGGTGGCGCGCTGCACGTCCATGATGTCGACGTCATATTGCTTCACGTGCTGCTCCAGCGCGACCGCGAACTTCGGCCCTTCGGTTTCCTGCACGGAGATGAAGTTCTCGATCGCCATCGTGTCGAGCACCTGGCCGCCGAAGCGCTCGGCCACCACGCCGGTGCGGATGCCCTTGCGCGCCGCGTAGATCGCCGCCGCCGCGCCGGCCGGGCCGCCGCCGACGATCAGCACGTCGAACACGTCCTTCTTGTCCAGTTCCTTCGCGGCCCGGGCGCTGGCGCCGGTATCGAGCTTCGCGAGGATTTCCTTGACGCTGCTGCGGCCCTGGCCGAAGTGCTGGCCGTTCACGAACATGGTCGGCACGGCCATGATCTGGCGTTCGTCCACTTCGTTCTGGAACAGCGCGCCGTCGATCGCCACGTGGCGGATGCGCGGGTTCAGCAGCGCCATCACGTTCAGCGCCTGCACCACTTCCGGGCAGTTCTGGCAGCTCAGCGAGAAATACGTCTCGAAGGAGAAATCGCCTTCGAGGTTGCGGATCTGCTCGATCGTCGCGTCGTCGAGCTTGAGCGGATGGCCGCCCACCTGCAGCAGCGCGAGCACGAGCGAGGTGAATTCATGCCCCATCGGGATACCCGCGAAGCGGATGCCGGTGGGCTTGCCGGGCTCGCCGATCGAGAACGACGGCTTGCGTTCGGCGTCGTCGCGGCGCTCCACGACGCTCACGCGCGGCGACAGCGAGCCGATCTCGTTGAGCAGCTCGATCAGCTCCTTCGACTTGGCGCCGTCGTCGAGCGAGGCGACGAGTTCGATCGGGCGGGTGATCTTGTCGAGGTACGACTTCAACTGGTTCTTGAGATTGGCGTCGAGCATGATGATTCGGATTCCGTAATGTTTTTGGCACCTCGCCGGCGGGCGAGGGGGCGTGCGGCGCGAGGGCCGCACGGCGGAGCGCCTCGCGGCGCCCCGGTCCGTCTGATGCGAACGACGCTTAGATCTTGCCGACCAGGTCGAGCGACGGGGTCAGCGTTTCGGCGCCCGGCGTCCACTTCGCGGGGCAGACTTCACCCGGGTGCGAGGCGACGTATTGAGCGGCCTGCACCTTGCGCAGCAGTTCGCCTGCGTCGCGGCCGATGCCGTTGTCGTGGATTTCAGCGATCTTGATCTCGCCTTCCGGGTTGATCACGAACGTGCCGCGCAGCGCCAGGCCTTCTTCCTCGATCAGCACGTCGAACGCGCGTGCCAGCGTGGCCGTCGGGTCGCCGACCAGCGGGTACTTGATCTTCGCGATCGTGTCCGAGGTGTCGTGCCATGCCTTGTGCGTGAAGTGCGTATCGGTCGACACGCCGTAGATCTCGACGCCCAGCTTCTGGAATTCTTCGTAACGATCGGCCAGGTCGCCCAGCTCCGTCGGGCACACGAACGTGAAGTCCGCCGGATAGAACACGACGACCGACCACTTGCCCTTCAGCGATTCGTCGCTGACGGGAACGAAGTCGCCGTTGTGATATGCGGTTGCCTTGAACGGTTTGATCTGGCTGTTGATGATCGGCATTTGGGTCTTCCTTTGGTCAGTGAGTGATCAGGAGCGGCCAGTATGACGATTGGGGGAGCGAATGTGAAATTGCTTGTTTCAATGACGGGGATCGAGATTTTCTATCTATCTCGAATTTTGGATAGCGTGAGGCTCGGGCCGGGTCGGGAGACCGGGCGCCGGCGCACGCGAAGCGGCGGGGGCAGGGCGCAGCGCCTTGCCGCGTCAGCTTCGGATGCCTCGCCGGGGGCGCGGGGCGGATGGCGCCGAGAGGTTCGGCGCGAGATGCGATGCCGCGTCGAAG
The window above is part of the Burkholderia glumae LMG 2196 = ATCC 33617 genome. Proteins encoded here:
- a CDS encoding TRAP transporter small permease, whose translation is MRIEAMRFIKHTNDVLFMALAAIASASLVALTALVFYAVVKRYVFNDAPDFVEPIALLLVVVIAMFGAAMKVRDGGHIGLDSFVRRLSPKGQAVVHGFQHLCLMAFAVAIIAGCVEMAQTTADDRIPIIGLPEAVRYLIPMPAGLAIILFSLEHLLALRKRNRT
- a CDS encoding TRAP transporter large permease; the encoded protein is MELAILSISFLLLLFLGVPVSFALGLSCVATYLAEGLPVATAMQSVISGMNAFSFLAVPFFIFSGELMLHGGIADRILKFAQSAVGHFRGGLGMANVVACTLFGGVSGSPTADTSAMGGVVIPLMKREGYSAAYAVNVTTHASLAGALMPTSTNMIIYAFAAQGITGMLNGHMVSGVSIGDLLFSGLLPVLWVMGFVLIAAYWQARRYGYPRRPDGSTALLKFPGWYAVARSFVGALPGLGVIAIILVCVAKGIATATEAAAIAVVYSLVLTLFVYRTLTMKKLWRALSHAARTTGVVLLLIAVSNMLRFQMSYLEIPDAIEHLLQQSNAAPWLMLLYINILQVFLGTFVDMAAHILITTPLFLPLAMACGVGPVQFGIMLLLNCSLGLVHPPIGSVQFVGCAIGEVSIGETTKTAWPYYLAIFSAINIVTYMPFFSTWLPSIISGHPVF
- a CDS encoding Lrp/AsnC family transcriptional regulator, producing MCAIKKTTSRATAAAAAAGAELDRVDRAILRALQRDASISNVALAARVNLSPPACLRRVEKLREAGLIRGIVALLEPKALNAGMLVMIGVVLDRSTPESFAAFEKAAQKVSGCMECHVVTGEFDAFMLVRTRDSETFNRLHAEQLLYLPGVRQIRTFVVLKEILSTTQFPV
- a CDS encoding 1-aminocyclopropane-1-carboxylate deaminase codes for the protein MNLQKFPRYPLTFGPTPIQPLRRLSAHLGGKVELYAKREDCNSGLAFGGNKTRKLEYLIPDAIAQGADTLVSIGGVQSNQTRQVAAVAAHLGMKCVLVQENWVNYSDAVYDRVGNIQMSRMMGADVRLVPDGFDIGIRKSWEDALAEVRAAGGKPYPIPAGCSEHPLGGLGFVAFAEEVRAQEVELGIRFDYIVVCSVTGSTQAGMVVGFAADGRADRVIGIDASAKPAQTREQILRIARGTADRVELGRDIGEADVVLDERFGGPEYGLPSDGTLEAIRLSARLEGMLTDPVYEGKSMHGMIEKVRLGEFPAGAKVLYAHLGGVPALSAYSYLFRDG
- a CDS encoding SDR family oxidoreductase — its product is MADVSTLFRLDGRRALVTRSGRGIGLALARGLAQAGASVVINDRNPGKAAALAAGLRDAGFDASHAVFDVTDSAQATAAIDAFEAEAGAIEILVNNAGIQRRAPLDQFEDADWHALMRVNLDGAFIVSRALARHMIPRGRGKIINICSVQSEIARPSIAPYAASKGALRMLTKGMCADWARHGIQANGLAPGYFETELNQALVADPAFNDWICKRTPAGRWGRVEELCGAAVFLASPAADFINGQTLFVDGGLTSVV
- a CDS encoding L-idonate 5-dehydrogenase, with the translated sequence MRLRCMCLVIHAPNDLRYEPAEVEAPGPGQVRVQVAMGGICGSDLHYFRHGGFGAIRLQQPMILGHEVAGTVVETGEGVSGVRVGERVAVNPSRPCGACRYCLEGLPNQCLDMRFYGSAMRMPHIQGAFRGVLVCDAAQCAKLADQVPFSIAALAEPFAVGLHAVSRAGALLGRRVLVSGCGPIGALVAAAARVHGAREVVATDVVDEPLAVAKALGADRAINVAADPDWTKSFAADKGSFDVVIECSGSERALRDGLEVLRPRGVVVQLGLGGDVAIPQNVVVAKELTICGSFRFHAEFALAVQLINEGRVDLAPAITRVFPAREAGDAFALAGDRRRAMKVLIDFQDAPADAGA
- a CDS encoding MAPEG family protein, translating into MIRSQLCLVIVALLPFVWTACAKARAGYDNRAPRDYLAKLEGWRRRAAAAHQNAWEALALFTAALVVAWHDGANAARVDQLATAFVALRVLHGVVYIANWAALRTLVWCAGMVCVVWLFFVAP
- a CDS encoding LysR family transcriptional regulator codes for the protein MLRAGLSELTAFVAIAEQRSFRAAARALAVSPSALSHAMRSLEARLGVRLFNRTTRSVALTEAGERLLHRVGPALSDLESAVDEVSTAQNRPSGSVRINAPETSARLLIRHVLPDFLLRYPDIHVEFVTDTRLIDIVAEGFDAGIRALDDVPRDMIAVRFGPDMRFIAVASPAYLARHPAPERPADLMQHRCIRHRFESGALLRWDFQLDGKTCSLDVNGPLTLGNPNAMIEAALAGIGVAWVPESQIEEHLASGRLIALLDAWSVPLPGLALYYPANRHPPAPLRLFTQAVRDWVAGGVR
- the ahpF gene encoding alkyl hydroperoxide reductase subunit F: MLDANLKNQLKSYLDKITRPIELVASLDDGAKSKELIELLNEIGSLSPRVSVVERRDDAERKPSFSIGEPGKPTGIRFAGIPMGHEFTSLVLALLQVGGHPLKLDDATIEQIRNLEGDFSFETYFSLSCQNCPEVVQALNVMALLNPRIRHVAIDGALFQNEVDERQIMAVPTMFVNGQHFGQGRSSVKEILAKLDTGASARAAKELDKKDVFDVLIVGGGPAGAAAAIYAARKGIRTGVVAERFGGQVLDTMAIENFISVQETEGPKFAVALEQHVKQYDVDIMDVQRATALVPGAINEIRLENGATLKAKSVILSTGARWRELNVPGEREYRNKGVAYCPHCDGPLFKGKRVAVVGGGNSGVEAAIDLAGIVREVTLIEFGEALRADEVLQRKLRSLKNVTIITSAQTKELLGDGQKLNGLVYLERTTGETKRIELEGVFVQIGLVPNTEWLKGTIELSKHGEIVVDARGATSLPGVFAAGDVTTVPYKQIVIAVGEGAKASLSAFDHLIRQDVEAPAAAQAGEAVAA
- the ahpC gene encoding alkyl hydroperoxide reductase subunit C, which produces MPIINSQIKPFKATAYHNGDFVPVSDESLKGKWSVVVFYPADFTFVCPTELGDLADRYEEFQKLGVEIYGVSTDTHFTHKAWHDTSDTIAKIKYPLVGDPTATLARAFDVLIEEEGLALRGTFVINPEGEIKIAEIHDNGIGRDAGELLRKVQAAQYVASHPGEVCPAKWTPGAETLTPSLDLVGKI